One genomic window of Paraburkholderia phytofirmans PsJN includes the following:
- a CDS encoding anaerobic sulfatase maturase: protein MQDIHDTLAEKPLIFYPARSSETEPAAPDQKGRFHAMAKPIGSTCNIDCTYCYYLHKEHLLKQHRGRRMELSMLERYIRQYIEAQNGDEIIFSWQGGEPTMLGIAFFCDIVEIQKRYAPANRRVLNDLQTNATLLDDEWCMFLKENNFLVGVSIDGPRELHDAFRRDRKGQPTFDNVMRGIGLLKKHGVKFNTLTVVNRFNAKRPLDVYRFLRNELDSTYIQFIPCVEPKDFHSVAPQHWPAESMPILGTGAAKPGQPDSVVTDWSVDPDDWGYFLSRTFDEWYRKDVGHVLVNLFETAVVQTLGKPAQTCVTAQFCGKALAIEHDGEVYSCDHYVYPAYSLGNIGERHLGEMAFSARQQSFGYAKRNALPAFCRQCKHLNLCWGECPKNRFVRSPEGEPGLNYLCSGIRRFHDHAGPAIRQLAKRSA from the coding sequence ATGCAGGACATCCATGACACGCTGGCTGAGAAGCCACTAATCTTCTACCCGGCACGTTCGTCGGAAACGGAGCCTGCGGCACCCGATCAGAAAGGTCGTTTTCATGCGATGGCCAAGCCCATCGGATCCACGTGCAATATCGACTGCACATATTGCTACTACCTGCATAAGGAGCATCTGCTAAAGCAGCATCGCGGTCGTCGCATGGAACTGTCCATGCTCGAGCGCTATATCCGGCAGTACATAGAAGCGCAGAACGGCGACGAAATCATATTTTCCTGGCAGGGTGGAGAGCCGACCATGCTCGGCATTGCGTTCTTCTGCGACATCGTCGAAATTCAGAAGCGGTATGCTCCCGCGAACCGCCGTGTCTTGAACGATCTTCAGACCAACGCCACGTTGCTGGACGATGAATGGTGCATGTTCCTTAAGGAAAACAACTTTCTGGTTGGCGTGAGTATCGACGGGCCGCGCGAATTGCATGATGCTTTCCGGCGGGACCGGAAGGGGCAGCCCACTTTTGACAATGTGATGCGTGGGATCGGTCTGCTAAAAAAGCATGGCGTGAAATTCAACACGCTCACCGTCGTCAACCGTTTCAATGCGAAGCGTCCCCTGGACGTCTACCGGTTTTTGCGTAACGAGTTGGATTCGACTTATATCCAGTTCATTCCATGCGTCGAACCGAAAGATTTTCATAGTGTCGCTCCACAGCATTGGCCTGCTGAGTCGATGCCGATACTGGGAACCGGTGCGGCGAAACCTGGGCAGCCGGATTCGGTCGTGACCGACTGGTCGGTGGACCCGGACGATTGGGGCTACTTCCTTTCCCGAACCTTCGATGAGTGGTACAGAAAGGATGTGGGGCATGTACTCGTGAACCTGTTCGAGACTGCCGTAGTGCAAACTCTGGGTAAGCCCGCGCAAACCTGCGTGACCGCCCAGTTCTGCGGTAAGGCATTGGCGATCGAGCACGACGGCGAGGTCTACTCGTGCGACCATTACGTCTACCCTGCATACTCGCTAGGAAATATCGGTGAGAGACACCTCGGTGAGATGGCGTTTTCGGCGCGGCAGCAAAGCTTCGGCTATGCAAAACGAAATGCTCTTCCTGCGTTTTGTCGTCAGTGCAAGCATCTGAATCTCTGCTGGGGTGAATGCCCGAAAAATCGCTTTGTGCGCAGCCCGGAGGGTGAACCTGGCTTGAACTATCTCTGTTCGGGCATCCGCCGATTTCATGACCACGCGGGTCCGGCCATCAGGCAGTTGGCGAAACGTTCCGCGTGA
- a CDS encoding HAD family hydrolase → MHFTDHHTWSRHLKCHASRLILCTCAAMSACVSHEAPSTAAATAQQRAALPEESIATALPSWQDGTARAAILKFIGDVTREGSPSYVEAEARIAVFDNDGTLWSEQPMPFQLSFMIEQVKAAAPRHPEWRNNPAFKALLRNDAAAIAQNRKAVLQLIAVANSGMTTDEYDQSIRTWLASARHPTLNRPYTELVYKPQLELLDLLRKNGFRIWIISGGTAEFMRVWVTKAYGVPSTQVVGTQEKLTYEMRSGEPVLIRQPGFDFVDDGPGKPVGIFRAIGKRPILAFGNSDGDREMLEYTASGPGATLALLVHHDDQEREFAYDRQASMARLDKAWQEAITRGWVVVSMKRDWKTIYPASSTSVAQ, encoded by the coding sequence ATGCATTTCACTGACCATCACACGTGGTCACGACACCTCAAGTGTCACGCGTCGCGCCTGATCCTGTGCACGTGCGCGGCGATGAGCGCGTGCGTGAGCCATGAAGCGCCGTCGACGGCCGCCGCGACGGCGCAGCAGCGAGCGGCGCTTCCCGAAGAATCGATAGCGACAGCGCTTCCATCGTGGCAGGACGGTACTGCACGGGCAGCGATCTTGAAGTTCATTGGCGACGTCACGCGTGAAGGGTCGCCAAGCTACGTGGAAGCCGAGGCTCGCATCGCGGTCTTCGATAACGATGGCACGCTCTGGAGCGAGCAACCCATGCCATTCCAGTTGTCGTTCATGATCGAACAGGTGAAGGCAGCGGCGCCAAGGCATCCCGAGTGGCGGAACAATCCGGCATTCAAGGCGTTGCTGAGGAACGACGCCGCCGCAATCGCACAAAACCGCAAGGCGGTGTTACAGCTTATTGCGGTCGCCAACAGCGGCATGACGACTGACGAATATGACCAATCCATCCGTACCTGGCTGGCCAGTGCGAGGCACCCGACGCTCAACCGGCCCTACACCGAACTCGTCTACAAGCCACAATTGGAATTGCTCGATTTACTACGTAAGAACGGTTTCAGAATCTGGATCATTTCCGGTGGTACGGCGGAGTTCATGCGAGTGTGGGTCACAAAAGCGTACGGTGTGCCATCCACGCAGGTGGTAGGAACTCAGGAGAAGTTGACGTACGAAATGCGCAGTGGCGAGCCTGTACTAATACGTCAGCCAGGCTTTGACTTCGTCGACGACGGACCAGGCAAGCCCGTTGGAATTTTTCGCGCGATTGGCAAACGCCCGATTCTCGCTTTCGGCAATTCCGATGGCGATCGCGAAATGCTTGAGTACACGGCCAGCGGCCCAGGCGCAACGCTTGCACTCCTCGTGCACCACGACGATCAAGAGCGCGAGTTTGCTTACGATCGCCAAGCGTCAATGGCACGGCTCGATAAGGCGTGGCAAGAGGCCATTACGCGCGGGTGGGTCGTTGTCAGCATGAAACGGGATTGGAAGACGATATATCCCGCTTCAAGTACATCGGTCGCCCAATGA